From the Oncorhynchus nerka isolate Pitt River linkage group LG20, Oner_Uvic_2.0, whole genome shotgun sequence genome, one window contains:
- the LOC115103118 gene encoding class E basic helix-loop-helix protein 22-like: MDSFRPGSSIGLSPSPRDRQSPIRFDREHSQPGTMAGCRAGTLGFPSESLCVKYGEFLKNTAAAAESSGGEQSQDDDSDGIGRSDMVLFPEERLMASMAKCDAAGKKHKEQKVLRLNINARERRRMHDLNDALDELRSVIPYAHSPSVRKLSKIATLLLAKNYILMQAQALEEMRRLVSYLNHGPGVTAGAPGLGRYDQQTGYPFSAGVPDPFNSNANLFNK, translated from the coding sequence ATGGATTCTTTCAGACCGGGCTCCAGCATAGGACTGTCTCCCTCTCCAAGAGACCGACAATCACCCATCCGTTTTGATCGGGAGCACTCACAACCGGGAACAATGGCCGGATGTCGGGCGGGAACACTTGGCTTCCCATCCGAATCGTTGTGCGTAAAGTACGGGGAATTTTTAAAGAACACCGCCGCAGCAGCGGAGAGCAGTGGCGGGGAGCAGAGTCAGGATGATGACAGTGATGGCATTGGTCGGAGTGACATGGTGCTTTTTCCAGAGGAAAGGCTCATGGCATCAATGGCCAAATGTGACGCAGCAGGTAAGAAACACAAAGAGCAGAAGGTGTTGAGGCTCAACATTAACGcccgagagaggaggaggatgcacGACCTGAACGACGCGCTCGATGAACTGCGGTCGGTGATCCCCTACGCGCACAGCCCATCCGTACGGAAGTTATCAAAAATAGCCACTTTGCTCCTCGCCAAAAACTACATCCTCATGCAGGCACAAGCACTTGAAGAGATGAGAAGACTTGTCAGTTATCTTAACCATGGACCTGGCGTTACTGCTGGTGCACCCGGATTAGGGCGGTATGACCAGCAGACAGGATACCCGTTCTCTGCTGGGGTTCCGGACCCTTTCAATAGCAATGCAAATCTCttcaataaataa